The DNA region AACTCAACATAAATCATGAAATAATTACCTGTGCATTTATCTTATGAAATAATTCCCTGCGCATTTATCTTATGAAATAATTCCCAGCAAGGTTAAAACAagaccagaaaaaaaaaatgcatgttTTCACACCTTACTAATTACATTCTCATGTAGAGAACAATTACTGAATACcgatggttaaaaaaaatgttagataCTCATCTAGTTGAAGTCACCTATTGCGTTTAGTTGAGATGCCTATCGGTTCTAATAACTGGAATCCAACAGGTCGAAATATAACAAGCTACTCTAGATATATCCAGCCATAAAACCACGATCAACAAGTAAAATCTTCTCTCCCTGACTTCATAAATTTTCNGCCTATCGGTTCTAATAACTGGAATCCAACAGGTCGAAATATGCTACTCTAGATATATCCAGCCATAAAACCACGATCAACAAGTAAAATCTTCTCTCCCTGACTTCATAAATTTGCTTTTCTTTGGGACTGCCTAATAGGCATTGTTCGGTTTATGCTGTTAATAAATCTAGGTGTTTATAGCTTGGAGTTGGGTAGCTTGGTTTTGTCTAACCAAATTAACTTGTTAAATGGTACAGACAAATGACTTGCTGATGCCTTTTTATGTATATGAAACGTGACTTGTATTGTAGACAAAGCAATACAAAACGACGATGAGATATCCAcactaaggagagattttcaatTGGCAAAACAAGTGCTATAagttaagattaaaaaatgctTTGGGCATCAAACAGCAACTTAGATAGTTGATTCGAAACCAAACACCCCATTtacaaataaaactaaatacagcctacaaaaaaaaaaaaaaaaNNNNNNNNNNNNNNNNNNNNNNNNNNNNNNNNNNNNNNNNNNNNNNNNNNNNNNNNNNNNNNNNNNNNNNNNNNNNNNNNNNNNNNNNNNNNNNNNNNNNNNNNNNNNNNNNNNNNNNNNNNNNNNNNNNNNNNNNNNNNNNNNNNNNNNNNNNNNNNNNNNNNNNNNNNNNNNNNNNNNNNNNNNNNNNNNNNNNNNNNNNNNNNNNNNNNNNNNNNNNNNNNNNNNNNNNNNNNNNNNNNNNNNNNNNNNNNNNNNNNNNNNNNNNNNNNNNNNNNNNNNNNNNNNNNNNNNNNNNNNNNNNNNNNNNNNNNNNNNNNNNNNNNNNNNNNNNNNNNNNNNNNNNNNNNNNNNNNNNNNNNNNNNNNNNNNNNNNNNNNNNNNNNNNNNNNNNNNNNNNNNNNNNNNNNNNNNNNNNNNNNNNNNNNNNNNNNNNNNNNNNNNNNNNNNNNNNNNNNNNNNNNNNNNNNNNNNNNNNNNNNNNNNNNNNNNNNNNNNNNNNNNNNNNNNNNNNNNNNNNNNNNNNNNNNNNNNNNNNNNNNNNNNNNNNNNNNNNNNNNNNNNNNNNNNNNNNNNNNNNNNNNNNNNNNNNNNNNNNNNNNNNNNNNNNNNNNNNNNNNNNNNNNNNNNNNNNNNNNNNNNNNNNNNNNNNNNNNNNNNNNNNNNNNNNNNNNNNNNNNNNNNNNNNNNNNNNNNNNNNNNNNNNNNNNNNNNNNNNNNNNNNNNNNNNNNNNNNNNNNNNNNNNNNNNNNNNNNNNNNNNNNNNNNNNNNNNNNNNNNNNNNNNNNNNNNNNNNNNNNNNNNNNNNNNNNNNNNNNNNNNNNNNNNNNNNNNNNNNNNNNNNNNNNNNNNNNNNNNNNNNNNNNNNNNNNNNNNNNNNNNNNNNNNNNNNNNNNNNNNNNNNNNNNNNNNNNNNNNNNNNNNNNNNNNNNNNNNNNNNNNNNNNNNNNNNNNNNNNNNNNNNNNNNNNNNNNNNNNNNNNNNNNNNNNNNNNNNNNNNNNNNNNNNNNNNNNNNNNNNNNNNNNNNNNNNNNNNNNNNNNNNNNNNNNNNNNNNNNNNNNNNNNNNNNNNNNNNNNNNNNNNNNNNNNNNNNNNNNNNNNNNNNNNNNNNNNNNNNNNNNNNNNNNNNNNNNNNNNNNNNNNNNNNNNNNNNNNNNNNNNNNNNNNNNNNNNNNNNNNNNNNNNNNNNNNNNNNNNNNNNNNNNNNNNNNNNNNNNNNNNNNNNNNNNNNNNNNNNNNNNNNNNNNNNNNNNNNNNNNNNNNNNNNNNNNNNNNNNNNNNNNNNNNNNNNNNNNNNNNNNNNNNNNNNNNNNNNNNNNNNNNNNNNNNNNNNNNNNNNNNNNNNNNNNNNNNNNNNNNNNNNNNNNNNNNNNNNNNNNNNNNNNNNNNNNNNNNNNNNNNNNNNNNNNNNNNNNNNNNNNNNNNNNNNNNNNNNNNNNNNNNNNNNNNNNNNNNNNNNNNNNNNNNNNNNNNNNNNNNNNNNNNNNNNNNNNNNNNNNNNNNNNNNNNNNNNNNNNNNNNNNNNNNNNNNNNNNNNNNNNNNNNNNNNNNNNNNNNNNNNNNNNNNNNNNNNNNNNNNNNNNNNNNNNNNNNNNNNNNNNNNNNNNNNNNNNNNNNNNNNNNNNNNNNNNNNNNNNNNNNNNNNNNNNNNNNNNNNNNNNNNNNNNNNNNNNNNNNNNNNNNNNNNNNNNNNNNNNNNNNNNNNNNNNNNNNNNNNNNNNNNNNNNNNNNNNNNNNNNNNNNNNNNNNNNNNNNNNNNNNNNNNNNNNNNNNNNNNNNNNNNNNNNNNNNNNNNNNNNNNNNNNNNNNNNNNNNNNNNNNNNNNNNNNNNNNNNNNNNNNNNNNNNNNNNNNNNNNNNNNNNNNNNNNNNNNNNNNNNNNNNNNNNNNNNNNNNNNNNNNNNNNNNNNNNNNNNNNNNNNNNNNNNNNNNNNNNNNNNNNNNNNNNNNNNNNNNNNNNNNNNNNNNNNNNNNNNNNNNNNNNNNNNNNNNNNNNNNNNNNNNNNNNNNNNNNNNNNNNNNNNNNNNNNNNNNNNNNNNNNNNNNNNNNNNNNNNNNNNNNNNNNNNNNNNNNNNNNNNNNNNNNNNNNNNNNNNNNNNNNNNNNNNNNNNNNNNNNNNNNNNNNNNNNNNNNNNNNNNNNNNNNNNNNNNNNNNNNNNNNNNNNNNNNNNNNNNNNNNNNNNNNNNNNNNNNNNNNNNNNNNNNNNNNNNNNNNNNNNNNNNNNNNNNNNNNNNNNNNNNNNNNNNNNNNNNNNNNNNNNNNNNNNNNNNNNNNNNNNNNNNNNNNNNNNNNNNNNNNNNNNNNNNNNNNNNNNNNNNNNNNNNNNNNNNNNNNNNNNNNNNNNNNNNNNNNNNNNNNNNNNNNNNNNNNNNNNNNNNNNNNNNNNNNNNNNNNNNNNNNNNNNNNNNNNNNNNNNNNNNNNNNNNNNNNNNNNNNNNNNNNNNNNNNNNNNNNNNNNNNNNNNNNNNNNNNNNNNNNNNNNNNNNNNNNNNNNNNNNNNNNNNNNNNNNNNNNNNNNNNNNNNNNNNNNNNNNNNNNNNNNNNNNNNNNNNNNNNNNNNNNNNNNNNNNNNNNNNNNNNNNNNNNNNNNNNNNNNNNNNNNNNNNNNNNNNNNNNNNNNNNNNNNNNNNNNNNNNNNNNNNNNNNNNNNNNNNNNNNNNNNNNNNNNNNNNNNNNNNNNNNNNNNNNNNNNNNNNNNNNNNNNNNNNNNNNNNNNNNNNNNNNNNNNNNNNNNNNNNNNNNNNNNNNNNNNNNNNNNNNNNNNNNNNNNNNNNNNNNNNNNNNNNNNNNNNNNNNNNNNNNNNNNNNNNNNNNNNNNNNNNNNNNNNNNNNNNNNNNNNNNNNNNNNNNNNNNNNNNNNNNNNNNNNNNNNNNNNNNNNNNNNNNNNNNNNNNNNNNNNNNNNNNNNNNNNNNNNNNNNNNNNNNNNNNNNNNNNNNNNNNNNNNNNNNNNNNNNNNNNNNNNNNNNNNNNNNNNNNNNNNNNNNNNNNNNNNNNNNNNNNNNNNNNNNNNNNNNNNNNNNNNNNNNNNNNNNNNNNNNNNNNNNNNNNNNNNNNNNNNNNNNNNNNNNNNNNNNNNNNNNNNNNNNNNNNNNNNNNNNNNNNNNNNNNNNNNNNNNNNNNNNNNNNNNNNNNNNNNNNNNNNNNNNNNNNNNNNNNNNNNNNNNNNNNNNNNNNNNNNNNNNNNNNNNNNNNNNNNNNNNNNNNNNNNNNNNNNNNNNNNNNNNNNNNNNNNNNNNNNNNNNNNNNNNNNNNNNNNNNNNNNNNNNNNNNNNNNNNNNNNNNNNNNNNNNNNNNNNNNNNNNNNNNNNNNNNNNNNNNNNNNNNNNNNNNNNNNNNNNNNNNNNNNNNNNNNNNNNNNNNNNNNNNNNNNNNNNNNNNNNNNNNNNNNNNNNNNNNNNNNNNNNNNNNNNNNNNNNNNNNNNNNNNNNNNNNNNNNNNNNNNNNNNNNNNNNNNNNNNNNNNNNNNNNNNNNNNNNNNNNNNNNNNNNNNNNNNNNNNNNNNNNNNNNNNNNNNNNNNNNNNNNNNNNNNNNNNNNNNNNNNNNNNNNNNNNNNNNNNNNNNNNNNNNNNNNNNNNNNNNNNNNNNNNNNNNNNNNNNNNNNNNNNNNNgaagaagaaaaagaggagaaagtGGAAGAGAATACCTGGATGGAGAGGTTGTAGCCATGGGAAGCAAATGAAAATGCAGAGATTTGAGCagaagagagaaatgagtgAGGGAGCAGAGTTGGTCGGTGTATCGAAGAAGATGACGCAGGTCGCGGAAGAGTTGTTGACACACTATACGCTACTAGGGCTGCCCCAGGCCCAACTTCGTTCAATGTGTGAATTTCCCTATTTCTCCCTCCTCGTTTTCGCTTATATACCCTTGAACCGAGGTTAACCTCGTAAAACTAAATACCTTCCTTCCTCCCCCGCTGTTCCCATTTTATTAGgctgattttattttttatttttgaaacctAAAAtcccatttttaatttttttttttttaaatcttttatctatgttttttttccagCAGATTCCCGTAGATCTTGAAGGAGAACCTGGCCGTAATATCTTGTATAAATGcattatgaaaattattgcTAATAGGTCAAAAATGTGGTTCGTGTACCTCATCAGTTGGTTTTTGTATCGGATGGGAGTATGTGGATAACTTTCTATCGTGTCAGAAGCTGGTCAGGGGCTATCATCTAAACACGAGAAAAGCTCAACTTATATTAAAACTTGACTTGCATGAGACATAACCCTCGAAGGAGCCATTCACAAAGACGCCCCTGTCAGAGTCAAGTATGCAAATCATCATATGACtaatcaaatgaaattcagTGACTTTTTATCGTGTCAAAAGCTGGTCAGGGGCTATCATTTGTACACGAGGAAAGCTCAACTTATATTAAAACTTGAATTGCATGAGACATAACCCTCGAAGGAGCCATTCACAAAGATGCCCCTGTCAGAGTCAAGTATGCAAATCATCATATGACtaatcaaatgaaattaagTGACTTTCTATCGTGTCAAAAGCTGGTCAGGGGCTATCATCTGAACACGAGAAAAGCTCAACTTATATTAAAACTTGACTTGCATGAGACATAACCCTCGAAGGAGCCATTCACAAAAACGCCCCTGTCAGAGTCAAGTATGCAAATTATCATATGACtaatcaaatgaaattcagTGACTTTCTATCGTGTCAAAAGCTGGTCAGGGGCTATCATCTGAAGACGAGAAAAGCTCAACTTATATTAAAACTTGACTTGCATGAGACATAACCCTCTAAGGAGCCAATCACATAGACGCCCCTATCAGAATCAAATATGTAAATCATCATATGACTAATCAAACGAAATTGAGGGACTTTAGTGATTAATTATCCACAACACACAACATCTAACGTTCCTACGAAAACATTTTTCAGCAATCACTTCTCAAAGTGATCATTAGTGATTGGTTACCTTAAACATATCGAATCCGTACTGACCAACTTGTTCGAGAAATCTCGTTACAAACCTAAGTACAATGGACTAAGTTATTAGTGGTATGAAAGTGACATCTATTTAGGCCTTGAACATGGAGGAAAGGCAGGGAAAATGGGCACAGCTTGAACACTTTACATGTCAGCCATTGGAAAAGCAGTGATATCACACATTTTTTTGGGGGTGTGTTCAATGTTTGTGGTTCCATTCTTGGTCAATAAATACTCTCCCACACAACAGGGGTTTGCACATAATACCATAATAATGGAGTCAGGGGTTGGATCATCAGGCACCACAATATGCACCAATGGCACCTTCCATGCCACTGCCAAACCCGCCCTTCTGATGCTTCTGGTTCAGTCGGTGTTCGCAGGAGTCAACGTTCTCTACAAATTGGCTGTCAACGATGGAATGAATTTGATGATCATGATCGCTTTTCGTTTCGTGTTCGCTTCCCTTTTCATGCTTCCCCTTGCCTTCTTTCTCGaaaggttttttcttttcgtctacattgagttttccctttaaaataaggagagattttcgtATCATTATGTATCcattctaatttaaatttttaacagGAATAAACGGCCGAAGATGACATGCTCCATACTCTTCTATGGATTTCTTTGTGGATTATTTGGGTACgtaagctaaattaataaaaaacacTCGTTACAATTAGTTTTACatgcaaatatttttattagaatgTGTACGGGAACAGAAATGAATAAGAAGTGCAATTTATTTGGACAGAGGGACGTTGAGTCAAAACTTATACGTACAGAGTTTGGCAATGACGTCAGCAACATTTGTTTCGGCCATGCAGAATCTCTCTCCGGCTATTACCTTCCTTCTCGCCCTCCCCTTCGGGTAACAATATCCACATCTCTTATAccaaacataaacaaataaacttaaatttttgttgtttagtTTGAGTTAGGAGTATACACGAGTTAGAGTTGAATTCAGTTGGTCATTCGAATCAATTAAACAGAGTTCATTATTCAATCCAATCAATCGCCacattgtttgtttattttagaaacttttaattattgaccttaataactaaaattttatcgaacttcatatttgaatattcaaaAGTTTGGAATATTCGAGATATTATGTCATTTGAACACTCTTAGGTGAAGGTGAaagttaaagaaataaacCCTAACAAATAACATATGTTAAATTTTACTTCGGATCGAGTTGAACCGAACCAAAAACCCTAACTCGCtaaccaaacccaaacccgactcagaaaagaaaaaaaagtcaactcaacttttaaaatttagattagaTAGTTCGAGTCGTTTAGATTATTGGGTCATTTGAGTTGTATATTTAATCGTTCCTAAACACTAAAACAACTACTATCAAAATTtcttattgtattttatatcaaaatttcataaatgtacacttttttttttttaaatttttttttcttattgtatttttttttttcataaatttacaaaattagttatgataatttagaattaaaatttataaatgaaaaagaaaaaaaaaagatttatgaGCATGTCACAatcactttattttaaaaggaaattaaattaaaaaggatgACCATATGTTTACTTGGAAGTCCTTCTACTTTGGGGTAACCCATCAAAAACCCTCTTTTGGAAAAATCAGACAAAAACTTCAATTTGATTACGAGTGATGTAAAATCGAAGAACCTTTTAGCGTAGTAACTCAATTCAACTTTGAATATTggaaaaagagaagataaaaaaagTAGCTTTAGATACACGAGGTGTTTGATTTACAGTCGAGATGGCTGTCTAAAAGTAATGGACACTCGAGAATAAGAtgtcaaaatataaaataatattatgtttgATTATAATGGtgataaatttcttaaaattgtaaggattttaaacataaatttgtTGCAATACTATtaaacttatatttttttattgcaatttagtaattttattttgagataagatgaaaattcaaactattttaacaattaattaattaattaattaattaaggttATGAGGTTAAGGTGTACGGACATGTGTAGGATGGAAAAGTTGGAGATGAGGAGCAAGGAAGGGGTGGCCAAGGTGGCAGGAACGTTGGTGGGGATTGGTGGGGCCATGTTTCTTACTTTCTACAAAGGCATCCAGATCAGCATTTGGTCAACCCACGTGGACCTTCTCCGTGGAGGACACTTGGCACATCTTCCTCAAAATCCTCACCACTCCCACAATTTTGTGCTTGGAAGTCTGCTGGCTCTCGCCAGCTGCCTCTCTTACTCTTTCTGGCTCATCCTTCAGGTTACCATTGTTGATGCTTCTTTATTCTATAGTGTTGTTTATAATATGAACCAAAAATTATAagacataaaatattaacctAAATGGAGAAAGATATACTTAGATTTTCGAGACGTAGTCGACTACTATTGAATAGATCTTATATGTAAGATTTGATTTTGGTGGCAGACAAAAATGACGAAAATATATCCATGTCAATACTCGAGCACGGCGTTGATGTGTATGATGGGAGCAATTCAGGGGTTGGCAATATCAATTTGTGTGGAGAGGGATTGGAAGCAATGGAAATTGGGTTGGAATATCAGGCTTCTCACCGTCGCATTTGCcgtaaattatttatttttaagctttttaaacttttagatATGATCCTTTGGTTCACTTAATAATACGACATACATATAATGGATTTGGATGCAGGGGATTGTGGCGTCGGGAGCCATGGTGACGCTGATGGCGTGGTGCGTACGTATGAGAGGGCCATTGTATGTGTCTAGTTTCAGCCCTCTTATGCTTCTCCTGGTAGCTATTGCTGGATCCCTATGCCTCCAAGAAAGCTTGCACCTTGGCAGgtaccttcaaaattttacaatttaatcATTTAGTCTTCTAAATACAACAATTATTAACGAAAATTTTGTTGAGCTTTGTAGTGTGATTGGAGCAGTGCTGATTGTGTGTGGTTTATACATGGTGTTGTGGGGCAAAAGCAGAGAGATGAACAACATACTTCCATTGAAAGACGTTGAGGTTACCACTCCaaagcctcaaaatgaaagtCAATTTTATGATATCAAGAACAACACAAGCATTACCACTTGAgtaaagttttaatatatcatatacTATCatgtttgaagtttttatgcTTTAAGGTTCTATCTTTTTTGAAGATTCTCTATTTTGATCACTAGAAACTTGTTTTAGTATAAGCTGTTCATGTATATGTGTTGCTAGCCACACATATCaagtttaatataaagtttggaAACAAAGATCACAGTTAGTTTAGTTAGTTTACATGATGACATCTGATCAAAACTTCTTTAtgtcaaaatgaagatatcgGTTAATCTCATTGACTAAAGTATTCCTATGGCCATTGAAGGTTGAGCCGGCTGTAATGAGCATGATACCAAACATCCAAAATGTTAGAATACTCTACATTTTTCTGCATAAAGCACTTGACAAAATCATGATCTAAAACGTCATTTAAGGTGCCGTTCTGCCAAGTTTGCTACACGAACTCGAGCATATAGCCCATTTACATGCTTTTTCGTATCGCTGGTGGGAGCTTGATGAAATTTCTAGTCTATGATTACATCATTAAAATGTTGTAAACAAAtgaaaacatcaaatattCAAGGCTACAAAAGTGACCGTTACCCAACGGCAGCTCCCAATCTGGGGTATATCCATGGCATCTCTGGATGCTTGGTTGTCTGATTCACCAATCTTAGGAGCATTCTTGAACAGAAGATGGTGTGTCATCGACATAGATAATTGACTGACAAGACACCACAGCAGAGAAGgttgagaaaacaaaaagggacaataaataaataaagtaaatttatATAGAAAAGTGAGATTCTTTCGGATGAGAAGAAAGTTGACGTGTAAAATACCAGATCTTCAAATAGTTCAGCAAAGAAGCATAAAACAGGTCCTAAGCTTACAAACTTGCTCCTTTGAACGAGTAAAAGTGAGGATCCTGTCTGGCATCATAGAAACGGCACGAAGTAGTCCAGAGTATATTAAGCGATGGTAGATATAACATCATCTGCATCGACTTTAAGCTGAAAggaattttttataaaaatgtcaGGCATATTGACAAGAGGGTTGTACTAGCAACGAGACAATcattaaaacataacatacCAGCTTCAGATGATTCATCAAAGCACCATGCAGTAGGTTTCTCAGCTTCTCACAAGCATCTACCATGTGACCTGAGCGGATCAATTCATCTATTTTGCACCATAAGTTCTGAACGGCATTGTAGGGGAAACAAACAGAGGATGGTCTTTTTCTGTTAATTATGTCTGTGGGTGGCTGCAGAAAGTTGGAATAAGTTTCAGTATGTGGCCCagaaaatctaaaattcaGTAGAAAATGTTCAAAATTGAAGAGAGATTTCATTTACGTACCATCACAATTTATAAACTTAGTTCGTGTTGGCTAATTGTTAAAAtcatgcattttcttttttagttttggagagagatttttctTATTCCTGAAAATGACCCAATAATGGGTACATATAATACAAGAGAAATTCCAACTaaggaaattaattataaaaggaaaatatatctaaaaaataattaagagatAAATGTACAAATCAACATAAGTGTTTCACGCAAGGTACATCGTTAAACAACTGTTCTTTGATGAGTTTTATCAAAGAATATTTCTCAACATGGAGCTCAAATAATAAGTGAAAGAGATTTCGTTAGCTCAATGGGACTTTCAATCATGCGGATAGATAAAAGAGATTCAATTTGTCAACTAAGTGATCAATAGAATTTCAAGATATAAAAGCCAATACATAATTTACCATTGATGCAAATGATTCCATGCATTCAAGCAACAGATGTGTAGCCTCTGTATATCGCCCATAATCAACATATAAACGGAACAAGGATGCTGGATTTGCTTCTTCACAAGTCATCCCCCATGTCTTTGCCCTTCGACCATCCTGTCATATatttgttggatgaattgtAGTACATCggtatagaaattaaaatatcatatccGGGTAAACTACTGAAAAATTATATCCAGAGCAAAATTGCATATGGTAGGTTAAACAATGAGACTAGAAGAAGCGCAATCATAGTCTACTAGCTACAGAATTGTCCATCACAATATACAATTGATATAAATGAGCATTCTTTCACTTCACAGAGAGAACTACGCCGATTCGTTTCCATATCAGAACCCCATAATAAGAGGAGTTTTGCTATGTAGTTCCACGTTTCATCCATGCAAGGAAAGCATTTCAAAATGAGGCTACAGAGAAGTCGTCACGTACAGATATGCAAACAAAATAGGGAGTAGTAACGACATGAATTTCTCATAAATTCACTTGACtttggaaagaaataaaattattgtatatGTTCTAACTGATAAATCAaatacaacattttttttttatagagaagaaagacCATCAaccaataagaaaaataaatattacaaatataaaaactaaatatcgCGTAATACACATCTATCTAATAGTACGAAAATCTCATGTTTGCAACCTTCCATTTGTTGTCTTTGTTAGAACTTAGGGAATCTCTcaaa from Cucurbita pepo subsp. pepo cultivar mu-cu-16 unplaced genomic scaffold, ASM280686v2 Cp4.1_scaffold000434, whole genome shotgun sequence includes:
- the LOC111785287 gene encoding WAT1-related protein At1g25270-like, with translation MLLVQSVFAGVNVLYKLAVNDGMNLMIMIAFRFVFASLFMLPLAFFLERNKRPKMTCSILFYGFLCGLFGGTLSQNLYVQSLAMTSATFVSAMQNLSPAITFLLALPFGMEKLEMRSKEGVAKVAGTLVGIGGAMFLTFYKGIQISIWSTHVDLLRGGHLAHLPQNPHHSHNFVLGSLLALASCLSYSFWLILQTKMTKIYPCQYSSTALMCMMGAIQGLAISICVERDWKQWKLGWNIRLLTVAFAGIVASGAMVTLMAWCVRMRGPLYVSSFSPLMLLLVAIAGSLCLQESLHLGSVIGAVLIVCGLYMVLWGKSREMNNILPLKDVEVTTPKPQNESQFYDIKNNTSITT